A single window of Streptomyces sp. NBC_00464 DNA harbors:
- a CDS encoding ABC transporter ATP-binding protein, whose protein sequence is MADRTDLRVPTVVVDDVHITYKVNGARTGKGSATSALSRLASRRQSPGVREVHAVKGVSFAAYKGEAIGLIGSNGSGKSTLLKAIAGLLPATKGRVHTQGQPSLLGVNAALMSDLTGERNVVLGGLAMGMSRAQIRERYADIVDFSGINEKGDFITLPMRTYSSGMGARLRFSIAAAKDHDVLLIDEALSTGDARFQRRSKERIIELRKQAGTVFLVSHHNKSITETCDRAIWLEAGTLRMDGPAKEVVAAYENFTGKK, encoded by the coding sequence GTGGCTGACCGCACAGACCTCCGGGTCCCGACCGTCGTCGTCGACGACGTCCACATCACGTACAAGGTCAACGGCGCCCGCACCGGAAAGGGCAGCGCCACCTCGGCCCTCAGCCGGCTCGCCTCGCGCCGGCAGTCCCCCGGGGTACGCGAGGTGCACGCCGTGAAGGGGGTCAGCTTCGCCGCGTACAAGGGAGAGGCGATCGGGCTGATCGGCTCCAACGGCTCGGGGAAGTCGACCCTGCTCAAGGCGATCGCCGGGCTGCTGCCCGCCACGAAGGGCCGCGTCCACACCCAGGGCCAGCCTTCGCTGCTCGGCGTGAACGCGGCGCTGATGAGCGACCTGACAGGCGAGCGCAACGTCGTGCTCGGGGGGCTCGCGATGGGCATGAGCCGCGCGCAGATCCGCGAACGCTACGCCGACATCGTCGACTTCTCCGGCATCAACGAGAAGGGCGACTTCATCACCCTGCCGATGCGCACGTACTCCTCCGGCATGGGTGCCCGGCTGCGCTTCTCCATCGCCGCGGCCAAGGACCACGACGTCCTCCTGATCGACGAGGCTCTCTCCACGGGCGACGCCCGGTTCCAGCGGCGCAGCAAGGAACGGATCATCGAACTGCGCAAGCAGGCCGGCACGGTCTTCCTGGTCAGCCACCACAACAAGTCGATCACCGAGACCTGCGACCGGGCGATCTGGCTGGAGGCGGGCACCCTGCGGATGGACGGCCCGGCCAAGGAAGTCGTAGCGGCGTACGAGAATTTCACCGGCAAGAAGTAA
- a CDS encoding ABC transporter permease: MVSQTTAQAPADAPPSASPPEYAPGELAALAARHGLTVSGARPTLPAYVRQLWGRRHFITAFATAKLTAQYSQAKLGQIWQIMTPLLNATVYYFIFGVLMKTKHGVPDYVPFLVTGVFIWTFTSQSITVGTRAISGNIGLVRALHFPRASLPIALALQQLQQLLFSLGALVLILLVFGQYPQPAWLLAVPALALQAVFNTGISMVMARLAARTPDIAQLTPFILRTWMYASGVMWSVGTMLQGNQVPHLVKLALEVNPAAVFINLMRFALIDSFGGEQLPPHVWAIATGWALLCGVGGFIYFWKAEESYGRG, translated from the coding sequence GTGGTGAGCCAGACAACAGCCCAGGCCCCGGCGGACGCCCCGCCGTCCGCCTCCCCGCCCGAATACGCCCCGGGCGAGCTCGCCGCCCTGGCGGCCCGCCACGGACTGACCGTGAGCGGAGCCCGCCCGACCCTGCCGGCGTACGTCCGGCAACTGTGGGGGCGGCGGCACTTCATCACCGCGTTCGCCACCGCCAAGCTCACCGCCCAGTACAGCCAGGCGAAGCTCGGCCAGATCTGGCAGATCATGACCCCGCTGCTCAACGCGACGGTCTACTACTTCATCTTCGGCGTCCTGATGAAGACGAAGCACGGCGTCCCGGACTATGTCCCGTTCCTGGTCACCGGAGTCTTCATCTGGACCTTCACCAGCCAGTCGATCACCGTCGGCACCCGTGCGATCAGCGGCAACATCGGCCTCGTGCGGGCCCTGCACTTCCCGCGGGCCTCACTGCCGATCGCACTGGCCCTGCAACAGCTCCAGCAGCTGCTCTTCTCGCTGGGCGCGCTGGTCCTGATCCTGCTGGTGTTCGGCCAGTACCCGCAGCCCGCCTGGCTGCTGGCGGTGCCGGCCCTGGCCCTGCAGGCCGTCTTCAACACCGGCATCTCGATGGTCATGGCCAGGCTGGCCGCACGGACCCCGGACATCGCCCAGCTGACGCCGTTCATCCTGCGCACCTGGATGTACGCGTCGGGCGTGATGTGGAGCGTCGGCACGATGCTCCAGGGCAATCAGGTACCGCACCTGGTGAAACTGGCGCTGGAGGTCAATCCGGCCGCCGTCTTCATCAACCTGATGCGGTTCGCCCTCATCGACAGCTTCGGGGGCGAACAGCTGCCCCCGCACGTGTGGGCCATCGCCACCGGCTGGGCGCTGCTGTGCGGCGTGGGCGGATTCATCTACTTCTGGAAGGCCGAGGAGAGTTACGGACGTGGCTGA
- a CDS encoding TetR/AcrR family transcriptional regulator produces the protein MTTDPGSRRRAPAGAAVLREDVTDAIRTAVFEELAAVGFARMSIEGIARRAGVGKTAVYRRWKSKLHLVLDLVSAVAVQGMPAPATGSLYGDVRAVLELAAYALRHPLASQVIPDLLVEAARSPEISDTIKAALLDPQQGIAAVVVRDAVARGELPQGSDPDRALDLIVGPLYWRLAVVRGELPAGYLDDLAASAVAALTR, from the coding sequence ATGACCACCGACCCGGGAAGCCGCCGCCGTGCCCCCGCCGGAGCCGCCGTGCTGCGCGAGGACGTGACCGATGCGATCCGCACCGCGGTCTTCGAGGAGCTGGCCGCGGTCGGCTTCGCCCGGATGTCCATCGAGGGCATCGCGCGCCGCGCCGGCGTCGGCAAGACCGCGGTCTACCGCCGCTGGAAGTCCAAGCTGCACCTGGTCCTGGACCTGGTCTCCGCCGTCGCGGTGCAGGGCATGCCGGCCCCGGCCACGGGCTCGCTGTACGGGGACGTCCGCGCCGTGCTCGAACTGGCCGCGTACGCCCTGCGCCACCCGCTCGCCTCCCAGGTCATCCCGGACCTGCTCGTCGAGGCGGCCCGCAGCCCGGAGATCTCCGACACCATCAAGGCCGCCCTGCTCGACCCGCAGCAGGGCATCGCCGCCGTGGTCGTACGGGACGCCGTCGCGCGCGGGGAGCTGCCGCAGGGCAGCGACCCGGACCGCGCCCTCGATCTGATCGTCGGGCCCCTCTACTGGCGGCTCGCGGTCGTGAGGGGCGAGCTGCCCGCGGGCTATCTGGACGATCTGGCGGCCTCGGCCGTCGCCGCCCTCACCCGCTGA
- a CDS encoding bifunctional glycosyltransferase/CDP-glycerol:glycerophosphate glycerophosphotransferase, with amino-acid sequence MPPRLSVVVPVYNVEPFLTDCLKSLAEQTVTDLEVVMVDDGSTDGSAALAAGFAAQDDRFRLVSQENGGLGHARNTGVRNCDPESRYLAFVDSDDVVPPRAYELLLGALEETGSDLASGNVLRLRAGGRLQQSPMFRTPMATTRLRTHITRDRQLAGDRIACNKVFRRSFWDEHAFAFPVGALYEDIPVVLPAHFLAGSVDIVKDPVYHWRDRPGSITAGRAVVRGVRDRVAHVQGVCDFLAENRTAADKNHYEAHALANDLWYFMEVLPEGDDAYRDAFLTHTNAFLDQVDPSVLDGLPLRLRLMWHLVRERRTEELLALLAFDKREPGAFAVRGLRRRRAAYPPLSRPVPSRVLRLGDGDLPLVARLREVRWQDGKLHLKGYAYIRNLPVASGRSEFRAGWLRAAGGRQVVPLRLRRTGEPEATALSRQSLHDYDRSGFETVLDPARLRIAADGPADHITWRLELGVARNGMLRRSVPTTAEAPVAPPVHRPDGDHRIVPVFEADRLVLHAERIDARFETHRAGETGDGTATVVVDGMLRDRLGRQDLRLGLTHRPSGTTFECPVTVHEDAAPSAAGWRRFTAGIPLTALLDARPAAGEARSGLPYSVHLIGPGGRRTPIDVPGPVPSGRYPLAPVADEPRELALTVSARGNLLISDRSVQPTVELAAWTQDGKLLLEGGFPDDPGRPVELVARHSGHHEEAVFPVEFTGPQDERRFTAELRPDAIEVCGGGTLPLGEGNWYFFLREKGAADESGDIALRLPAAVHHTLPAARTLTGRSYVIERRFHDQLLLSCAPPLGAGERGPRAKRLLSSAYAAQRAAALRGTVLFSSFDGRQYSDSPRAVHEELTRRGTGLEHLWVVRDGQARIPAGATAVEHGSRAWHEALARSRHIVTNTQLPEWFERREGQTVVQTWHGTPLKRIGLDLAGTAQANPAYIATLEQRARQWSFLVSPNTYSTPVLRRSFGFEGDVLECGYPRNDLFHAPDRTKIAAAVRETLQIPDGKRVVLYAPTWRDDQPRNRGRYAMDLRLDLAAAERELGADTVLLVRRHYLVADRLPDSGTGFVRDVSRYPEVGELMLISDALVTDYSSLMFDFAQTGRPMLFHTYDLEHYRDTLRGFAFEFESRAPGPLIPDSGDLVEALRDPVRSTAGHAGAYEAFRRDFCDLDDGRAAARVADRML; translated from the coding sequence ATGCCGCCACGGCTCAGTGTCGTTGTCCCCGTCTACAACGTGGAACCCTTCCTGACGGACTGTCTGAAGTCCCTCGCGGAGCAGACCGTCACCGACCTCGAAGTGGTCATGGTCGACGACGGTTCCACCGACGGCAGCGCGGCCCTGGCCGCCGGGTTCGCCGCACAGGACGACCGCTTCCGGCTGGTCAGCCAGGAGAACGGCGGACTGGGGCACGCCCGCAACACCGGCGTCCGCAACTGCGACCCCGAAAGCCGCTACCTCGCCTTCGTCGACAGCGACGACGTCGTCCCGCCGCGCGCGTACGAACTGCTGCTCGGCGCCCTGGAGGAGACCGGCTCGGACCTGGCGTCCGGCAACGTGCTGCGGCTGCGGGCCGGTGGCAGGCTCCAGCAGTCGCCGATGTTCCGCACACCCATGGCGACCACACGGCTGCGCACCCACATCACCCGTGACCGGCAGCTCGCCGGGGACCGGATCGCCTGCAACAAGGTCTTCCGCCGCTCCTTCTGGGACGAGCACGCGTTCGCCTTCCCCGTCGGCGCGCTCTACGAGGACATCCCGGTCGTGCTGCCCGCCCACTTCCTGGCCGGCTCCGTCGACATCGTGAAGGACCCCGTCTACCACTGGCGGGACCGCCCCGGATCGATCACCGCAGGCCGGGCCGTCGTGCGCGGGGTCCGGGACCGGGTCGCGCACGTACAGGGCGTCTGCGACTTCCTGGCGGAGAACCGCACCGCCGCCGACAAGAACCACTATGAGGCGCACGCCCTCGCCAACGACCTCTGGTACTTCATGGAGGTCCTGCCCGAGGGCGACGACGCGTACCGCGACGCCTTTCTGACGCATACCAACGCGTTCCTCGACCAGGTCGACCCGTCGGTGCTCGACGGGCTCCCGCTGCGGCTGAGGCTGATGTGGCACCTCGTGCGTGAGCGCCGCACGGAAGAACTGCTGGCCCTGCTCGCCTTCGACAAGCGGGAGCCCGGCGCGTTCGCCGTACGGGGCCTGCGGCGCCGGCGGGCCGCCTACCCACCGCTGAGCCGTCCGGTGCCGAGCCGGGTGCTGCGCCTCGGCGACGGCGATCTGCCGCTGGTCGCCCGGCTGCGGGAGGTGCGCTGGCAGGACGGAAAGCTGCACCTGAAGGGGTACGCGTACATCCGTAACCTGCCCGTCGCCTCGGGCCGCTCCGAATTCCGGGCCGGCTGGTTGCGGGCGGCCGGCGGGCGGCAGGTGGTCCCGCTGCGCCTGCGCCGGACCGGCGAGCCGGAGGCCACCGCGCTCTCCCGGCAGAGCCTGCACGACTACGACCGGTCGGGCTTCGAGACGGTTCTCGACCCCGCCAGGCTCCGTATCGCCGCGGACGGCCCGGCCGATCACATCACCTGGCGCCTGGAGCTCGGCGTCGCGAGGAACGGGATGCTGCGGCGCTCCGTACCCACCACCGCGGAGGCCCCCGTGGCGCCGCCGGTGCACCGGCCGGACGGCGACCACCGGATCGTGCCGGTCTTCGAGGCCGACCGGCTGGTCCTGCACGCCGAGCGGATCGACGCACGCTTCGAGACCCATCGCGCGGGTGAGACGGGCGACGGGACGGCCACCGTCGTCGTCGACGGCATGCTCCGGGACCGGCTCGGCCGCCAGGATCTGCGGCTGGGCCTCACCCACCGCCCCTCCGGCACCACCTTCGAGTGCCCGGTGACGGTGCACGAGGACGCCGCGCCCTCGGCGGCGGGCTGGCGGCGCTTCACCGCCGGGATCCCGCTCACCGCACTCCTCGACGCCAGGCCGGCAGCCGGCGAGGCGCGGTCGGGCCTCCCGTACAGCGTCCATCTCATCGGCCCCGGCGGCCGCCGGACCCCGATCGATGTGCCAGGTCCTGTCCCCTCGGGCCGGTACCCGCTCGCACCGGTCGCCGACGAGCCCCGCGAGCTGGCCCTCACCGTGAGCGCCCGCGGCAATCTGCTGATCAGCGACCGCTCCGTACAGCCCACCGTCGAACTGGCCGCCTGGACGCAGGACGGGAAGCTGCTCCTGGAGGGAGGCTTTCCCGACGATCCCGGGCGCCCGGTCGAGCTGGTGGCCCGGCACAGCGGCCATCACGAAGAGGCGGTCTTCCCCGTCGAGTTCACCGGACCGCAGGACGAGCGGCGGTTCACGGCCGAGCTGCGGCCGGACGCCATCGAGGTGTGCGGGGGCGGAACGCTGCCACTGGGGGAGGGCAACTGGTACTTCTTCCTCCGCGAGAAGGGCGCCGCCGACGAGAGCGGCGACATCGCCCTGCGCCTCCCGGCCGCCGTCCATCACACCCTGCCCGCGGCCCGCACCCTGACGGGTCGTTCGTACGTCATCGAGCGCCGCTTCCACGACCAACTGCTGCTGAGCTGCGCACCCCCGCTCGGCGCCGGGGAGCGCGGCCCGCGCGCCAAGCGGCTGCTCAGCAGCGCCTACGCGGCGCAGCGCGCCGCCGCGCTGCGCGGGACCGTGCTGTTCAGCAGCTTCGACGGCCGCCAGTACTCGGACTCACCGCGCGCCGTCCACGAGGAGCTGACCCGGCGCGGGACCGGTCTGGAGCATCTGTGGGTGGTGCGCGACGGGCAGGCGCGCATCCCGGCCGGCGCCACCGCCGTGGAGCACGGCTCGCGGGCCTGGCACGAGGCACTGGCCCGCAGCCGGCACATCGTCACCAACACCCAGCTGCCCGAGTGGTTCGAGCGGCGCGAGGGCCAGACCGTCGTCCAGACCTGGCACGGCACCCCGCTCAAGCGCATCGGCCTCGACCTCGCCGGCACCGCCCAGGCGAACCCCGCCTACATCGCCACCCTCGAACAGCGCGCCCGGCAGTGGAGCTTCCTGGTCTCCCCGAACACGTACTCCACCCCCGTGCTGCGCCGCTCCTTCGGCTTCGAGGGCGACGTCCTGGAGTGCGGCTATCCCCGCAACGACCTCTTCCACGCCCCGGACCGGACCAAGATCGCCGCCGCGGTACGGGAGACCCTCCAGATCCCCGACGGCAAACGGGTCGTGCTCTATGCGCCGACCTGGCGCGACGACCAGCCGAGGAACCGCGGCCGCTACGCCATGGACCTGCGGCTCGACCTCGCAGCAGCCGAGCGCGAACTGGGCGCGGACACCGTCCTGCTGGTGCGCCGTCACTACCTGGTCGCCGACCGGCTCCCGGACAGCGGTACGGGATTCGTCCGCGACGTCTCGCGCTACCCGGAGGTCGGTGAACTGATGCTGATCAGCGACGCGCTGGTGACGGACTACTCCTCGCTGATGTTCGACTTCGCGCAGACCGGCCGCCCGATGCTCTTTCACACCTACGACCTGGAGCACTACCGCGACACGCTGCGCGGATTCGCCTTCGAGTTCGAGTCGCGGGCCCCCGGCCCCCTGATTCCGGACTCCGGGGATCTCGTCGAGGCGCTGCGTGACCCGGTCCGGTCGACCGCGGGACACGCGGGGGCGTACGAGGCGTTCCGGCGGGACTTCTGCGACCTCGACGACGGCCGGGCGGCCGCCCGGGTGGCCGACCGGATGCTGTAG
- a CDS encoding glycosyltransferase family 39 protein — translation MRTVIAANVPGPADVRFFQGFAQAVAAHGPIRIYEQSMPGLPVYNHPPLAGWMLLGLNSLSGFGMSFATLIRWPASIADFLCALLVFEIVRRRAALRTAVLCAAGVAVSPVLIATSGYHGNTDAVAVMFALASAHLLADRRSPLAAGVAAALSISVKFVPVVVIPALLVAALRGGRPVLVRFAAGFAAVFALVWGPVLVTVPQDLQRNVLEYAGGGYRFWGLVRFADVFGLPESFIAFMQGGGHFLFVLPCVAAGVWLAWLRPAQLPGVVAVTLGLLLLLSTASGLQYLTWAAAGMFVLGPWEGFAYSCVLGLTAVLGYSGRSAVSWSEPVLYLGAAGWIVLAAGLTTGVRRLLSARPGVARTGRSGGAQVSAPRTSQPSGSAVT, via the coding sequence GTGCGCACGGTCATCGCGGCGAATGTTCCGGGACCCGCCGATGTGCGCTTCTTCCAGGGATTCGCCCAGGCCGTCGCCGCACACGGGCCCATTCGAATCTATGAGCAGTCGATGCCCGGTCTGCCCGTCTACAACCACCCGCCACTGGCCGGCTGGATGCTGCTCGGACTGAACAGTCTTTCGGGATTCGGAATGTCGTTCGCCACGCTGATCAGGTGGCCTGCTTCGATTGCCGATTTCCTCTGCGCCCTGCTCGTGTTCGAAATTGTCCGCAGGCGTGCCGCGCTGCGTACCGCGGTGCTGTGCGCGGCCGGCGTGGCCGTCAGCCCGGTGCTGATCGCCACGTCCGGCTATCACGGCAACACCGACGCGGTCGCCGTCATGTTCGCCCTGGCCTCCGCCCACCTGCTGGCCGACCGCAGGTCCCCGCTCGCGGCGGGGGTGGCCGCGGCGCTGTCGATCAGCGTCAAGTTCGTCCCGGTGGTGGTGATCCCGGCGCTGCTCGTCGCCGCCCTGCGCGGCGGCCGGCCGGTGCTGGTCCGCTTCGCCGCCGGGTTCGCCGCCGTGTTCGCACTCGTGTGGGGGCCGGTCCTCGTGACCGTGCCGCAGGACCTCCAGCGGAACGTGCTGGAGTACGCGGGCGGCGGCTACCGCTTCTGGGGGCTGGTCCGCTTCGCCGACGTGTTCGGCCTGCCGGAGTCCTTCATCGCCTTCATGCAGGGTGGCGGCCACTTCCTCTTCGTCCTGCCGTGCGTGGCCGCCGGCGTCTGGCTCGCGTGGCTGCGGCCCGCGCAGCTGCCGGGCGTCGTCGCCGTCACGCTGGGCCTGCTGCTGCTTCTGTCCACCGCCTCCGGCCTGCAGTACCTGACCTGGGCGGCGGCCGGAATGTTCGTCCTCGGGCCCTGGGAAGGGTTCGCGTACAGCTGCGTGCTCGGACTGACGGCCGTCCTCGGCTACAGCGGACGCTCCGCCGTGAGCTGGAGCGAGCCGGTGCTGTATCTGGGCGCCGCCGGCTGGATCGTCCTCGCGGCCGGACTGACCACCGGCGTCCGCCGCCTCCTTTCCGCGCGGCCGGGCGTGGCCCGGACCGGCCGCTCCGGCGGGGCGCAGGTCTCCGCTCCCCGTACCTCCCAGCCCTCCGGTTCCGCCGTCACCTGA
- a CDS encoding bifunctional glycosyltransferase/class I SAM-dependent methyltransferase has product MKESPSPRIGILVVAYNAETTLEKTLDRIPEDFRSRVDEILILDDASHDATFTAGCRWSQAEGMPRTVVMRHTKNLGYGGNQKAGYALAAAHGLDIIVLLHGDGQYAPELLPEMVAPIERGECEAVFGSRMMKSGSALKGGMPMYKWLGNRILTRLENGLLGSELTEFHSGYRAYSVEALKKLPVDRNTDAFDFDTQIIVQLLNAGMRIKEIPVPTYYGDEICYVNGMKYAKDVVKDVLEYRLAVKGFGTCAWIPKPVEYAFKEGDGSSHAVILEKMRKMPPGRVLDLGCSGGLFAQRLEALGHEVTGVDYVEVPGVREKCSHFHLANLEEGLPDGIGTGFDYVVAGDVIEHLSRPEQVLAEVATVLRPGGEVLLSVPNFSHWYSRLRVAVGAFDYDRRGILDETHLRFFTRSSLRRTVRAAGYDVLDIASTGAPFWSLLGRGPLAAVLGGVSRLLTRIRPTLFGYQHVALLTPHAAETIIAGEHVDVQDILNRQYVPADRVRV; this is encoded by the coding sequence GTGAAGGAAAGCCCGAGTCCCAGGATCGGCATCCTGGTGGTCGCGTACAACGCGGAGACCACGCTGGAGAAGACCCTCGACCGGATTCCGGAGGATTTCCGGTCCCGGGTCGACGAGATTCTCATTCTCGACGACGCGAGTCATGACGCGACCTTCACCGCCGGCTGCCGGTGGTCGCAGGCCGAGGGAATGCCGCGGACCGTGGTGATGCGGCACACCAAGAACCTCGGTTACGGCGGGAACCAGAAAGCCGGATACGCGCTGGCCGCCGCACATGGACTCGATATCATCGTGCTGCTGCACGGCGATGGGCAGTACGCCCCCGAATTGCTCCCCGAAATGGTCGCACCGATCGAACGCGGCGAATGCGAAGCCGTGTTCGGATCGCGGATGATGAAATCGGGCAGCGCTCTCAAGGGCGGAATGCCGATGTACAAGTGGCTGGGCAACCGCATTCTCACCCGGCTGGAGAACGGGCTGCTCGGATCGGAGCTCACCGAATTCCACTCCGGATACCGCGCCTACAGCGTCGAGGCACTGAAGAAGCTGCCCGTCGACCGGAACACGGACGCCTTCGACTTCGACACCCAGATCATCGTCCAGCTGCTCAACGCGGGAATGCGGATCAAGGAAATCCCCGTGCCCACGTACTACGGCGACGAGATCTGCTACGTCAACGGCATGAAATACGCGAAGGACGTGGTCAAGGACGTCCTCGAATACCGCCTCGCGGTCAAGGGTTTCGGCACCTGCGCCTGGATCCCCAAGCCCGTCGAGTACGCCTTCAAGGAGGGCGACGGCTCCTCGCACGCGGTCATCCTGGAGAAGATGCGGAAGATGCCGCCCGGCCGGGTCCTGGACCTCGGCTGTTCCGGCGGGCTGTTCGCACAGCGCCTCGAAGCCCTCGGCCACGAGGTGACCGGGGTGGACTACGTCGAGGTGCCCGGTGTGCGCGAGAAGTGCAGCCACTTCCATCTCGCCAACCTGGAGGAGGGGCTGCCGGACGGGATCGGCACCGGCTTCGACTACGTGGTCGCCGGGGACGTCATCGAGCACCTCTCCCGCCCCGAGCAGGTGCTCGCCGAGGTCGCCACCGTGCTGCGGCCCGGCGGCGAGGTGCTGCTCTCCGTGCCGAACTTCAGCCACTGGTACTCACGGCTTCGGGTCGCCGTCGGGGCCTTCGACTACGACCGCCGCGGCATCCTCGACGAAACGCATCTGCGCTTCTTCACCCGGTCCAGTCTGCGCCGCACCGTACGGGCCGCGGGCTACGACGTCCTGGACATCGCCTCGACCGGGGCGCCGTTCTGGTCACTCCTGGGCCGCGGTCCGCTCGCCGCCGTACTCGGCGGGGTGTCGAGGCTGCTGACCCGGATCCGACCGACCTTGTTCGGCTATCAGCACGTCGCACTGCTCACCCCGCATGCGGCCGAGACGATCATCGCTGGAGAGCACGTCGATGTACAGGACATCCTCAACCGACAGTACGTCCCCGCCGACCGGGTCCGCGTCTGA